A genomic segment from Nodularia sphaerocarpa UHCC 0038 encodes:
- a CDS encoding SulP family inorganic anion transporter, which produces MTLVNKINFRNLRGDLFGGLTAAIVALPLALAFGVSSGAGAIAGLYGAIFVGFFAALFGGTPAQVSGPTGPMTVVVTTVFTMLIARHPETGLAMSFTVVMLGGLFQILFGVLRLGQYITLMPYTVISGFMSGIGIIIILLQIGPFLGYESTGGVWGVLRQLPVYLSDPKLAALGLGLLVLVIVFTAPPKLNRILPAPLLALIVGTIVSVIFLGNNSDISRIGSFPTGLPTPQMPVFTLSDFKDMMVYGLMLGVLGSIDSLLTSLVADNITRTQHDSDKELIGQGIGNCISGLFGGLPGAGATMRTVTNVQAGGRSALSGIFHALILLIITLWARPLTVVIPHAVLAGILLKVGIDIIDWGFIKRAHRISLKTTGLMYAVMFLTVFVDLITAVAVGVFVANLLTVKTLTDLQSDRVKASTEVTNELRLTPEEQDLLTRARGRILLFQLGGPMSFGAAKVISQRMTIVKDYTVLLLDMSDVSLLGVTAALAIETMVEDAVAKNRHVFLVGATGRTESRIKKLKLVERFALVYQVESRFQALESALKLISSTTPSQSVINLEGKN; this is translated from the coding sequence TTAACTGCTGCAATTGTAGCATTACCGCTAGCATTAGCCTTTGGTGTTTCATCAGGTGCTGGAGCGATTGCGGGTCTCTACGGTGCCATTTTTGTCGGTTTTTTTGCAGCTCTTTTTGGTGGTACACCCGCCCAAGTTTCTGGCCCCACAGGCCCCATGACCGTAGTCGTGACCACAGTTTTTACAATGCTGATTGCTAGACACCCTGAAACGGGACTAGCCATGTCCTTTACAGTCGTCATGTTAGGCGGTTTATTTCAAATTCTGTTTGGGGTGCTGCGACTAGGACAATACATCACCCTCATGCCTTATACCGTGATCTCCGGTTTTATGTCTGGAATTGGTATAATTATTATCCTGTTGCAAATAGGCCCTTTTCTCGGTTACGAAAGCACAGGAGGGGTGTGGGGAGTACTGCGACAGTTACCGGTTTACTTGAGTGATCCCAAACTAGCCGCTTTAGGTCTGGGTTTGCTGGTCTTGGTAATTGTATTTACAGCACCACCTAAGCTCAACCGCATCCTCCCAGCCCCCTTATTGGCATTAATAGTCGGGACAATTGTATCAGTAATATTTCTAGGAAATAATAGTGATATTAGTCGCATTGGTTCCTTTCCGACAGGATTACCCACCCCACAAATGCCAGTATTTACCCTGAGTGATTTCAAGGATATGATGGTTTATGGGCTGATGTTGGGAGTGTTGGGATCGATAGACTCGTTATTGACTTCTCTGGTAGCAGATAATATTACCCGCACCCAGCATGATTCTGACAAAGAATTGATTGGTCAAGGTATTGGTAACTGCATTTCTGGGCTATTTGGGGGCTTACCCGGTGCTGGAGCCACCATGCGGACGGTAACTAATGTCCAAGCTGGAGGGCGTTCGGCTTTATCAGGGATATTTCATGCATTGATACTGCTGATTATTACCTTGTGGGCGCGTCCTTTAACTGTAGTGATTCCCCACGCAGTGCTAGCAGGAATTTTACTCAAGGTGGGAATTGACATCATTGACTGGGGATTTATCAAACGAGCGCATCGAATTTCTTTAAAAACAACGGGTTTGATGTATGCGGTCATGTTCTTGACGGTATTTGTCGATTTAATTACCGCAGTTGCTGTGGGGGTGTTTGTCGCTAACTTGTTAACTGTGAAGACTTTAACAGATTTACAAAGCGATCGCGTCAAGGCGAGTACAGAAGTCACCAACGAACTCAGACTGACTCCAGAAGAACAGGATTTGCTTACCAGGGCTAGAGGCCGGATATTATTGTTTCAGTTAGGCGGTCCAATGAGCTTTGGAGCCGCAAAAGTCATTTCCCAGCGCATGACAATTGTTAAGGATTATACAGTGTTGCTTTTAGATATGAGTGATGTCTCATTATTAGGAGTCACAGCAGCACTGGCGATTGAAACAATGGTAGAAGATGCTGTGGCTAAAAATCGCCATGTGTTTCTTGTTGGAGCCACGGGACGTACAGAAAGCCGGATCAAAAAGTTAAAGTTGGTGGAACGTTTTGCGCTGGTTTATCAAGTAGAAAGTCGTTTCCAGGCTCTAGAATCGGCATTAAAGTTAATTTCATCAACTACACCTTCTCAATCTGTAATCAATCTGGAAGGTAAGAATTAA